Proteins from a genomic interval of Harpia harpyja isolate bHarHar1 chromosome 9, bHarHar1 primary haplotype, whole genome shotgun sequence:
- the RNF166 gene encoding E3 ubiquitin-protein ligase RNF166 isoform X2, giving the protein MLRNLLVAAAQRPQAPGGSPRPPPHTHTSSSSSSSSSSSSCPAAEALEAQFSCPICLEVFHRAVGIAGCGHTFCGECLQPCLQVPSPLCPLCRMPFDPKKVEKASSVEKQLSSYKAPCRGCSKKVTLAKMRSHVSSCAKVQEQMANCPKFVPVVPTSQPIPSNIPNRSTFVCPYCGARNLDQQELVKHCMENHRNDPNKVVCPVCSAMPWGDPSYKSANFLQHLLHRHKFSYDTFVDYNIDEEAALQAALALSLSEN; this is encoded by the exons atgttgCGGAACCTGCTGGTGGCGGCGGCGCAGCGGCCTCAGGCCCCGGGTGGgtccccccggccgcccccccacACGCACACCtcgtcttcttcctcctcctcttcctcctcctcctcctgtcccgCCGCCGAGGCGCTGGAAGCGCAGTTCAGCTGCCCCATCTGCCTGGAGGTTTTTCACCGAGCCGTCGGTATCGCGGGCTGCGGACACAC GTTTTGCGGGGAGTGCCTGCAACCCTGCCTGCAAGTGCCATCCCCGCTCTGCCCGCTCTGCCGCATGCCCTTCGACCCCAAGAAGGTGGAAAAGGCTTCCAGCGTGGAGAAACAGCTTTCGTCCTACAAGGCTCCCTGCAGAGGCTGCAGCAAGAAG GTGACCCTTGCGAAAATGCGCTCTCACGTCTCATCCTGTGCGAAGGTGCAGGAGCAGATGGCCAACTGCCCCAAGTTCGTTCCAGTTGTCCCCACGTCCCAACCTATTCCCAG CAATATTCCCAATCGCTCAACGTTCGTGTGCCCGTACTGTGGGGCCCGGAACCTGGACCAGCAGGAGCTGGTGAAGCACTGCATGGAGAACCACCGCAACGACCCCAACAAAGTG GTGTGCCCAGTCTGCTCAGCCATGCCCTGGGGGGACCCCAGTTACAAGAGTGCCAACTTCCTCCAGCACCTCCTCCACAGGCACAAGTTCTCCTACGACACCTTTGTG gactatAACATCGATGAGGAGGCAGCATTGCAGGCTGCCCTGGCACTGTCGCTCTCTGAGAACTGA
- the RNF166 gene encoding E3 ubiquitin-protein ligase RNF166 isoform X1 produces the protein MLGTGFYFGSLQIRSRMRVSEQRRCLRPGFTSSELLQGLGCAWPPRALSQAPGSVPFLPVWMPIPGFWGCPAAWGVQESPRTSVPWGWGLAYPSALLLLLGRDAAGPLDAALCAPRFCGECLQPCLQVPSPLCPLCRMPFDPKKVEKASSVEKQLSSYKAPCRGCSKKVTLAKMRSHVSSCAKVQEQMANCPKFVPVVPTSQPIPSNIPNRSTFVCPYCGARNLDQQELVKHCMENHRNDPNKVVCPVCSAMPWGDPSYKSANFLQHLLHRHKFSYDTFVDYNIDEEAALQAALALSLSEN, from the exons ATGCTCGGCACCGGTTTTTATTTTGGCTCCCTTCAAATCCGCTCCCGGATGCGGGTCTCGGAGCAGCGGCGTTGTCTGCGCCCCGGCTTTACGTCCAGTGAGCTCCTTCAGGGCTTGGGCTGTGCCTGGCCTCCCCGTGCCCTCTCCCAAGCTCCTGGTTCTGTCCCGTTCCTCCCAGTGTGGATGCCAATCCCTGGGTTTtggggctgccctgcagcctggggagtgCAGGAGTCCCCGAGAACGAgtgtgccctggggctggggtctTGCTTacccctctgccctcctcctcctcctgggccGGGACGCTGCTGGGCCACTCGACGCTGCTCTCTGTGCCCCCAGGTTTTGCGGGGAGTGCCTGCAACCCTGCCTGCAAGTGCCATCCCCGCTCTGCCCGCTCTGCCGCATGCCCTTCGACCCCAAGAAGGTGGAAAAGGCTTCCAGCGTGGAGAAACAGCTTTCGTCCTACAAGGCTCCCTGCAGAGGCTGCAGCAAGAAG GTGACCCTTGCGAAAATGCGCTCTCACGTCTCATCCTGTGCGAAGGTGCAGGAGCAGATGGCCAACTGCCCCAAGTTCGTTCCAGTTGTCCCCACGTCCCAACCTATTCCCAG CAATATTCCCAATCGCTCAACGTTCGTGTGCCCGTACTGTGGGGCCCGGAACCTGGACCAGCAGGAGCTGGTGAAGCACTGCATGGAGAACCACCGCAACGACCCCAACAAAGTG GTGTGCCCAGTCTGCTCAGCCATGCCCTGGGGGGACCCCAGTTACAAGAGTGCCAACTTCCTCCAGCACCTCCTCCACAGGCACAAGTTCTCCTACGACACCTTTGTG gactatAACATCGATGAGGAGGCAGCATTGCAGGCTGCCCTGGCACTGTCGCTCTCTGAGAACTGA
- the RNF166 gene encoding E3 ubiquitin-protein ligase RNF166 isoform X3, which translates to MPFDPKKVEKASSVEKQLSSYKAPCRGCSKKVTLAKMRSHVSSCAKVQEQMANCPKFVPVVPTSQPIPSNIPNRSTFVCPYCGARNLDQQELVKHCMENHRNDPNKVVCPVCSAMPWGDPSYKSANFLQHLLHRHKFSYDTFVDYNIDEEAALQAALALSLSEN; encoded by the exons ATGCCCTTCGACCCCAAGAAGGTGGAAAAGGCTTCCAGCGTGGAGAAACAGCTTTCGTCCTACAAGGCTCCCTGCAGAGGCTGCAGCAAGAAG GTGACCCTTGCGAAAATGCGCTCTCACGTCTCATCCTGTGCGAAGGTGCAGGAGCAGATGGCCAACTGCCCCAAGTTCGTTCCAGTTGTCCCCACGTCCCAACCTATTCCCAG CAATATTCCCAATCGCTCAACGTTCGTGTGCCCGTACTGTGGGGCCCGGAACCTGGACCAGCAGGAGCTGGTGAAGCACTGCATGGAGAACCACCGCAACGACCCCAACAAAGTG GTGTGCCCAGTCTGCTCAGCCATGCCCTGGGGGGACCCCAGTTACAAGAGTGCCAACTTCCTCCAGCACCTCCTCCACAGGCACAAGTTCTCCTACGACACCTTTGTG gactatAACATCGATGAGGAGGCAGCATTGCAGGCTGCCCTGGCACTGTCGCTCTCTGAGAACTGA
- the RNF166 gene encoding E3 ubiquitin-protein ligase RNF166 isoform X4: MVTLAKMRSHVSSCAKVQEQMANCPKFVPVVPTSQPIPSNIPNRSTFVCPYCGARNLDQQELVKHCMENHRNDPNKVVCPVCSAMPWGDPSYKSANFLQHLLHRHKFSYDTFVDYNIDEEAALQAALALSLSEN; encoded by the exons ATG GTGACCCTTGCGAAAATGCGCTCTCACGTCTCATCCTGTGCGAAGGTGCAGGAGCAGATGGCCAACTGCCCCAAGTTCGTTCCAGTTGTCCCCACGTCCCAACCTATTCCCAG CAATATTCCCAATCGCTCAACGTTCGTGTGCCCGTACTGTGGGGCCCGGAACCTGGACCAGCAGGAGCTGGTGAAGCACTGCATGGAGAACCACCGCAACGACCCCAACAAAGTG GTGTGCCCAGTCTGCTCAGCCATGCCCTGGGGGGACCCCAGTTACAAGAGTGCCAACTTCCTCCAGCACCTCCTCCACAGGCACAAGTTCTCCTACGACACCTTTGTG gactatAACATCGATGAGGAGGCAGCATTGCAGGCTGCCCTGGCACTGTCGCTCTCTGAGAACTGA
- the SNAI3 gene encoding zinc finger protein SNAI3: protein MPRSFLVKKPSSTRIPNYGQLDTGARGKAARFHLHRGVPGPPRDPPGPSVPAATPAVGRDSPGWERRGDLVQMNPCRVRDPQGGLRGPAGQPGCHPSSLNPLPIPTELDGLCDCGGLLPPGHRQPPVPPAPPCLQDRGRLLSRFPLLLPPDTKASPIPMGTHSPGNPLKDIQTLNLPLRRGPHRRSFSCRHCARAYASLGALKMHIRTHTLPCRCRLCGKAFSRPWLLQGHIRTHTGEKPYACPHCSRAFADRSNLRAHLQTHSDVKKYRCRACARTFSRMSLLARHEEGGCCGTS from the exons ATGCCCCGCTCCTTCCTGGTGAAGAAGCCTTCCAGCACCCGCATCCCCAACTACGGCCAGCTCGACACCGGCGCTCGCGGTAAGGCTGCACGGTTCCACCTGCACCGGGGggtcccgggacccccccgggaccccccgggACCCTCAGTTCCTGCTGCCACCCCGGCGGTGGGCAGGGACTCCCCG GGGTGGGAGCGGAGGGGTGACCTGGTGCAGATGAACCCCTGCCGAGTGCGTGACCCCCAAGGGGGGCTCCGGGGACCGGCTGGGCAGCCCGGCTGCCATCCCTCATCCCTTAACCCCCTCCCCATTCCCACAGAGCTCGACGGCTTGTGTGACTgcggggggctgctcccccccgGCCACCGCCagccccccgtgccccccgcTCCTCCTTGCCTGCAGGACCGCGGCCGCCTTCTCTCCCGcttccccctcctgctgccccccgACACCAAGGCTTCCCCCATCCCGATGGGCACCCACAGCCCGGGCAACCCCCTGAAGGACATCCAGACCCTCAACCTGCCCCTGCGGCGGGGGCCGCACCGGCGGAGCTTCAGCTGCCGGCACTGCGCCCGGGCGTACGCCAGCTTGGGCGCCCTGAAGATGCACATCCGTACCCACACCCTGCCCTGCCGATGCCGCCTCTGCGGCAAAGCCTTCTCCCGGCCCTGGCTGCTCCAGGGTCACATCCGCACCCACACGG GGGAGAAGCCCTACGCCTGCCCCCACTGCAGCCGGGCTTTCGCCGACCGCTCCAACCTCCGCGCCCACCTCCAGACCCACTCGGACGTCAAGAAGTACCGGTGCCGTGCCTGCGCCAGGACCTTCTCCCGCATGTCGCTGCTGGCCCGGCACGAGGAGGGGGGGTGTTGCGGTACGTCCTGA
- the MVD gene encoding LOW QUALITY PROTEIN: diphosphomevalonate decarboxylase (The sequence of the model RefSeq protein was modified relative to this genomic sequence to represent the inferred CDS: deleted 1 base in 1 codon) — protein MAEERGLAMVTCTAPVNIAVIKYWGKRDNDLILPINSSLSVTLHQDQLKTTTTAAASRDFAEDRLWLNGEEADVGHPRLQACLREVRRLARKRRGGSDEDAAPLSLSYKIHIATENNFPTAAGLASSAAGYACLVSALARLYGVEGELSEVARRGSGSACRSMLGGFVQWQRGERTDGRDSLAHQVAPETHWPELRVLVLVVSGEKKQVGSTAGMQTSVDTSPLLKHRAEAVVPERLALMMRHIRERDFEGFGQLAMRDSNQFHATCLDTFPPIFYLNDLSRHIIALAHRFNAHHGRTKVAYTFDAGPNAVIFTLADTVAEFVEVVRRSFPPAANGDQFVRGLPVGSASLPEELLAAVVTEPVPGAVRYILHTKPGPGPQLVDDPGQHLLGADGLPRRRA, from the exons atGGCGGAGGAGCGGGGCCTCGCCATGGTCACCTGCACGGCCCCCGTCAACATCGCCGTCATCAAGTACT GGGGCAAGCGGGACAACGACCTGATCCTGCCCATCAACTCCTCCCTGAGCGTGACGCTGCACCAGGACCAG CTGAAGACCACCACCACGGCCGCCGCCAGCCGGGATTTCGCAGAGGACCGGCTGTGGCTGAACGGGGAGGAGGCCGACGTGGGGCACCCCCGGCTGCAGGCCTGCCTGCGGGAGG TGCGGCGCCTGGCCCGTAAGCGCCGGGGCGGCAGCGACGAGGACGCAGCCCCGCTCAGCCTCTCCTACAAAATCCACATCGCCACCGAGAACAACTTCCCCACCGCCGCCGGCTTGGCATCCTCCGCCGCCGGCTACGCCTGCCTGG TGTCGGCGCTGGCGCGGCTGTACGGCGTGGAGGGCGAGCTGTCGGAGgtggcgcggcgcggctcggGCAGCGCCTGCCGCAGCATGTTGGGGGGCTTCGTGCAGTGGCAGCGGGGCGAGCGGACC GACGGCAGGGACAGCCTCGCCCACCAAGTGGCCCCCGAGACGCACTGGCCGGAGCTCAGGGTCCTCGTCCTGGTG gTCAGTGGGGAGAAGAAGCAGGTGGGCAGCACGGCGGGGATGCAGACCAGCGTGGACACCAGCCCCTTGCTGAAG CACCGGGCAGAGGCGGTGGTGCCAGAACGCCTGGCCCTGATGATGCGGCACATCCGTGAGCGGGACTTCGAGGGCTTCGGGCAACTCGCCATGCGGGACAGCAACCAGTTCCACGCCACCTGCCTCGACACCTTCCCCCCCATCTTCTACCTCAACGACCTTTCGCGGCACATCATCGCCCTGGCACACCGCTTCAACGCCCACCACGGGCGCACCAAG GTAGCCTACACCTTCGACGCCGGCCCCAACGCCGTCATCTTCACGCTGGCCGACACCGTGGCCGAGTTCGTGGAGGTGGTGAGacgcagcttcccccccgccgccAACGGGGACCA GTTCGTGCGAGGGCTGCCGGTCGGCTCGGCCTCGCTGCCGGAGGAGCTGCTCGCGGCCGTGGTGACGGAGCCGGTGCCGGGGGCTGTCCGGTACATCCTGCACACCAAg CCTGGCCCCGGCCCCCAGCTTGTGGATGACCCCGGCCAGCACCTCCTGGGAGCGGacgggctgccccgccgccgtgCCTGA
- the LOC128145378 gene encoding cytochrome b-245 light chain, with protein MGQIEWAMWANEQALAAGLIMLTGGIVAVAGQFKGWYFAAYAIVAGVLVCLLEYPRSKRKKGSTMERCGQKYLTAVVKVFGPLTRNYYIRAILHAALAVPAGFLLSTILGTVCLGIASGIYLLAAVRGEEWRPIEQKPRERPHVGDTIKQPPSNPPPRPPADTRKKQPAEVGGQVNPIPVEAE; from the exons ATGGGGCAGATCGAGTGGGCCATGTGGGCTAACGAGCAGGCGCTGGCGGCCGGGCTca tcATGCTGACGGGCGGGATCGTGGCCGTGGCAGGGCAGTTCAAGGGCTGGTACTTCGCAGCGTACGCCAT cgtgGCAGGCGTCTTGGTCTGCCTGCTCGAGTACCCcaggagcaagaggaaaaagGGTTCTACCATGGAGAGATG TGGCCAGAAGTACTTGACGGCAGTGGTGAAGGTGTTTGGGCCCCTCACGAGGAATTACTACATCCGAGCTATCCTGCACGCCGC CCTGGCCGTCCCCGCTGGTTTCCTCCTCTCCACCATCCTGGGCACTGTCTGCCTGGGCATCGCGAGCGGCATCTACCTGCTG GCGGCGGTGCGCGGGGAGGAGTGGAGACCCATCGAGCAGAAGCCCCGGGAGCGGCCGCACGTGGGGGACACCATCAAGCAGCCGCCCAGcaaccccccgccccggccccccgccgacACCCGCAAGAAGCAGCcggcggaggtgggggggcaggTGAACCCCATCCCCGTCGAAGCTGAgtaa
- the IL17C gene encoding interleukin-17C, with the protein MLCRGLRRPGSPPHHPHVHCYSVGELRDGEAPAHLLGRSLRWDHYVPVQLVPQLERLQEANAGHRRHRRHRERACPTLQLRAGLRSEPNERSISPWRYRIDEDENRYPRKLAFAECLCSGCVDVKTGRETTSLNSVAIHQTMMVLRRKPCPRPTGPGLVTFEVDYIRVPVGCTCVLPRTGR; encoded by the exons ATGCTGTGCCGTGGTCTGCGCCGCCCCGGTAGCCCCCCGCACCATCCCCACGTCCACTGCTACAGCGTGGGTGAGCTGCGGGACGGCGAAGCCCCCGCGCATCTCTTGGGCCGCAGCCTGCGCTGGGACCACTACGTGCCGGTGCAGCTGGTGCCGCAGCTGGAACGCTTGCAGGAGGCCAACGCCGGCCATCGCCGCCACCGTCGCCATCGCGAGCGTGCCTGCCCCACGCTGCAGCTCCGCGCCGGCCTTCGCAGCGAACCCAACGAGCGCTCCATCTCCCCGTGGCGCTACCG CATCGATGAGGATGAGAACCGCTACCCGCGCAAGCTGGCCTTCGCCGAGTGCCTCTGCAGCGGCTGCGTGGACGTCAAGACGGGTCGGGAGACGACGTCGCTCAACTCCGTGGCCATCCACCAGACCATGATGGTCCTGCGGCGCAAGCCCTGCCCACGTCCCACCGGCCCCGGCCTCGTCACCTTCGAGGTGGACTATATTAGGGTGCCGGTGGGCTGTACCTGCGTCCTGCCCCGCACCGGGCGCTGA